Genomic DNA from Edaphobacter lichenicola:
GATCTCATCTGAGCCGGTAAGCGATGGAGTAGGCATCGCCGTCTTTACAACTCTTGCACCGTTTGTTCAATGTCAACCGTTCATAAGGTACTGGAGCGGAGACCTGGTCGAAATATCCGAAGTGTCGTGTCCCGTTGACCTATTAGGATTTCGCCTCCTTGGCCGTTTATACAAATCGGTGAGCCTTCCCGGACTGACGGGTTCGGGCATTGTGCTTTCCGCGATCGAAGCATATGACGCCTTGGATGATTTCTCCGAGATTGCCAGCAGTGGCATGTTTAAGTGGCTATGGGAGATTAAGGATCATTCCCAACTTGGACACCTGAAGTTCGATTTGCGGATGGACTCCGACCGCGGGAGTCACACCTTAGTGGCAACGATCGAAACACGCTTCACTCCACACCTTTACCCAGAACAATCGGAATCTCTTAAATTCAGAATCCGGGATGCCCTCTGCAAGCGGTCAGGGTCTTTGCGCGAGAGCATTCAGGCCGGTCACATGAGTCTCAGAATCAACTTGAAGCCGCCCGGAAGTATCGATTCATTTATGCCTGACATGGTAGAGTAGCGCACAAAGGAGACTCACGCATGGCCCCTGAGACAGTAGAGATCACGCTCACCACAGAACAGATGGCGCGTCTCACAGCGCTTTATAAGAAAATATCCAAGGTGTCGACAGACGCAGAAGCTCAGAAAGTCGTCGCCGATTCGGCTACTGCAGAAATTTTGTCGGGCCTGCCTCCCGTGTCCGCCCATTTCGCAGCACTTGTGGCAAGAGAAGTGGGCGGTGCTCAATAGGGTTTTCTCTCACCTAGAATTCGAACTATCTGAGCAATCGCTGAATCTAAATCTGTCTCTGCGATTGTGAGAGGCGGCATCAATAGTAGAGAGTTCGTATAACGCGACCGCTCTGCGAAGATGTTTTCATCAGCTAGTTGGGCCATGAGTAATCGTAAGTTTTCATTTCCGGTGGGTCCGGCTGGCAACCGGATCGCCATTTCCAAACCTCGGCCGAAGAGTCCCACGCTTTCTCCGAAATTCCCAGTTGATTGCTCGAACTGGAGCTTGATCTTCTCCCCAAGATCGTGAGCGCGAGCGATCAGGCTCTCGTCTTCAAGGATTTGAATGTTTTCCAGAGCGACAGCGCACGAGGGAGGATTCCAAGCGTAGGACGAATCGAACGCGAGACCTTTGCAAACATCCCCCAGAGGTTTGCGTGCGATCGCCGCCGATATCGGTGCTACTGCCCCTCCCATGGCTTTTCCAAGCGCCACAATATCTGGGTTGATACCAAGGTGTTCGAAAGCGAACATTCTTCCTGTCCGGCCGAAGCCGGTTCCGACTTCGTCGACGATGATGAGCGCATCGACAGACCTCGCAGCCTTTTGCAGAACCTCGAAGAAATGAGGCTGGCCCTCAATCACACCAGGATTGCTAAATAGCGGTTCGATCAAGATAGCAGCGGGATAAGGTTTACGCGTCACACAGTCACTAATTGCTTCGCCCAATTCCTCTTCAGTTATGTGAGGCTCCGGTAGCGGCAAAAATCTGTGTAAATCATTTTGGGGGATGTCCACCCCTCGAAAGCTCGGCACACCGCCAGCCTGGAGCGCCCCAAGGGTGGAGCCGTGATACGTCTCCCGAAAACCCACGATCGTATGGCGACCGGAATATCGCCGCGCGATCTTTAGAGCATTTTCGATTGCTTCAGCGCCGGTACACGCGCCGATTACGTCCACGTCCATCGGAAAGTAGCGCTTGAGCGATATGGCTAGTCGATTTCGAAGTTCATGCCAACACCAAGATGGTGAGAAACTGAGCTGCTGAGCTTGATTGGTGAACGCTTCAAGCAACCGCCGGTTTTGCCAGCCTACGTTCGCGACATTCCATCCCGAGGTTAGATCAAGGAATCTACGCCCCGAGCCGTCGTAAAGATGGGCTCCCTCACCGGATACGAACTCGAACTGATTTACTCCACGATTCTTCCAGAGGGGCATACGTCATAGTGTCCGAAATACCATCCCGTCGCAACCGATCAGATTATGAGTCATCCACTGAGCATGTAAACAGCCATCAAAACAGCCACCAAACAATTTTGGCCTCTCGATGATGAGAGGCCAAATCCGTATAAGTCATTTGTTATCTTTGGTGCCGGGAGGGGGGGTCGAACCCCCACGAGGTTGCCCTCGGCGGATTTTGAGTCCGCTGCGTCTGCCAGTTCCGCCATCCCGGCCTTTTGCCTTGCCCGAACAGAGGCTAATCCAATCGCCGATAATCATCGCAAAAAAGCGCATACTGAATTCAATCTCGGAATCAGTGGCTCTTTCTTAAGTATCGCATAGCATCTGTTGATCCGCATCTTCTCAAATTCGCTTGTTAGGCCAAAGCCATGCCGCGCCGCGGACCCCGCTGGAATCTCCATACTTTGCCTGCACTACGGGCGTCGATGCCTCTCCCCCAAAGACATACTTCGGCAGCAACTTGGGCAATGCATCATAGATATGCTCCAACCTTGATACGCCACCACCAACCACAATGACATCCGGATCCAGTATGTTGATCACATTGGACAACCCGCGCGCCAAACGATCTTCGAACCGCTCCACGGTCTCCGCCGCAGCCTGATCACCTGCAGCGAAGTCAGCAACGATCTCTCGCGTAGTCCGCGCTCTGCCGGTCACGGTCTTGTAATCCAGTGCGATCCCAGTGCCCGAGACCCACATCTCCATGCACCCATTCTTCCCGCAGTAGCATGCAGGCCCAGGAGATTCTTCAGGCTTCGGCCATGGCAGTGGATTGTGCCCCCATTCGCCTGCAACTCCGTTCGGACCGTCGTGGACGCATCCCTCCAGAGCAACTCCGCCTCCGCACCCAGTCCCCAGAATCACGCCATACACAAAGCGCACACCGGCGGCGGCACCGTCCGTCGCCTCTGACACCGCTAGACAATTTGCATCGTTAGCAACCCTTACCTCGCGCCCGAGCGTAGCCATCAGATCTCTATGAAATGGTCGGCCATTCAACCACGTTGAATTGGCGTTCTTAACCAGCCCTGTAACTCTCGAGATGGTACCTGGAATTCCGGCCCCCACCGTGCCTGTCTTTCCAGTCTCCGCTTCCATCTGGTGAACCAGCGCAACCATCGCTTTGATCGTTGCCTCATAGTCATCTCGAGGCGTATCGACACGATGCCTAGCCAGTTCCATCCCGCGTTCATCGATAGCGAGCGCCTCGATTTTTGTCCCACCAAGATCAATCCCGATGCGCATCCCGATCTCTGCCATTTGAGTCTTCCAATCCCTTCACTTGCCATTCAAAAACATGGGCACAACGAACCTACTGCACCTTGCCGCGGGGACGCAACCTGCGCAGCTCCGCACCGCATGCAATCGCATTCAGCGCCGCCAGCTTCAGATTGTCCGCAGCGAGCCAAAGCCAGAAGCGTCTTCCTCGCTCGTTCTCCCCAGAGTCTCCGCTCACTCGTACCATAATGTCCTCCTGCCCCGCCGCACTCAGGTTGCTCGGCGGGTCGGATTCCTCGCTGACAACGTCTATATGTTCTCCGCCTAGCGCAGCCTCTATCTCTTCCTTCGTCACCCCTGCCGAAAACTCCACCAGCATCGAAACGACATATCCGTGAAACACCGGCGCCTGAACGAGCTGCAGTGCCAGCTCAGGCAGCAGCGAATCAGCAAGCCCGGCATAGTGTTTGCGGATACGCTTTTCGGTGGTGCTCAACTTCACCTTTGCAGCATCGCCCAGCGAAGGCAACAGATTGAATGCCACCTGCGCATCATACTGTTCCCGTGGCAGCGTCTGAAACGAAAGCAGCGTGACCGTCTGCTGATGCAACTCATCCATCGCGGCACGACCATACTCTGACGCAGGCTCCATAACGGTTGCAGCTACACTCGTCAGAGCCAGCTTCGCGTGCAGTCTTCCAGCAACCAGGGCAAGCATCACGGCGACCGGATGCGCAGCCACAAGAGCAGGCGTCTTCAAATCCGGCTCCGGGCTCGCAAGCGCGCTTTTGTCTGCAAGCACCTCAGTCACCCACGGCGCTCGAACCAGAACGTCCTTCTCGCCGTCCAATGCATAGGTCAGGTCGACAATACTCGCCCCCGCGCGTCGTGCCGTCTGCCAATGCTTCTTCGTCACTGCTGCATCGCCAGCAAAAAAAACGAAGTCCATCCGTTCGAAAGACGATGCTTCGAGCCTCTGTATAAACGCAACCTCATCGCCAGCGGCAGTCACTTGTCCCGCAGCCTCTTCTTCGTCGAGCAGCACAAAATCCGATGTGCCCAGCGACGACTCGCCCAACTCCTCACTCAGCTCCTTACCGGCGAGCGAAGATGCCCCAACGATTCCGATTCGATACATTTGTTCCGCCATATTGTCCTGAATGTCGTCGCGATCTGAGGTCCTGCAGCGCCAGACTATTATCTTATCCGCCCTTTGCACATCACTGGATTACACCGTGGAGTGCCGTCGCTCTCTACCCCACGAATACGCAAGCCGAGCCACCACACCAGACACCAGGTACGCCATCGCCAGGATGATCAGCATGTACTCCGAATAGAGCACAATCAGCGCTCCTATAAACGCTATCACCGCCACCAGTTGAAAGGGATGACGCTTGCCGAGTGTGATCTCTTTTGCACTCCAGAACCGCCAGTTGCTCACCATCAAAAAGCTGGTGAACAGCAGCAGGCACAGCCATACCAGCGCTATCCACGGGCTGTCGATCGGCGATCCATGCTGAAAGTGAATCACCGAGCTGATTACACCCGCACCTGCTGGAATCGGCATGCCCACAAAATATTTCTTGCCCGGCCGTCCCGGATTGCGAGGCTGCGGATTGATGCTGATGTTAAATCGCGCCAGTCGACTGGCACCGCAGATCAAAAAGATAAAGCAGACAAACACTCCGATATGCACGATCTGTTGTCGCGCCTCCGGATGCGCCATCAGCGGCAGCATTCGGAAACCCCAGATATAAGCCAGCAAACTCGGTGCCACGCCAAACGTAATCACGTCCGCCAGCGAGTCGAGTTCTTTCCCAAAGTCGCTCGTTGTGTTGGTCATTCGTGCGATGATGCCATCGAGACCATCAAACAAAACGGCAATCCCAAGCGCCAGCGCAGCTCGATCAAAGTAACTCTGATCTGCAACCGACCCCTGAATACTCTGCGTAATTGCGTAGTATCCAGCAGCCATATTGCCCGCCGTAAATAGCGAAGGCAGCACATACATCCCGCGACTAGGCTGCCGCCTTATCTTCCCGTCGGTCCCGATCTGCGCGTCCTCCATCAGGCCACCACTGCGGTCGTGTTTCTTAGCGATTGCTCGGGGAGCACGGCCAGCACGGTCGATCCACCCTTCACGCGAGCCCCCGTCTTCACCTTCAGATTCGCCGCTGCCGGCATCAGCACATCTACCCGCGACCCAAATTTGATAAGTCCGATTCTCTGTCCGCGCTCCACCCGGTCGCCCACCTTCAGGTTACAAACGATGCGCCGCGCCAACAGTCCTGCGATCTGCTTGAAGCTGACCTCGTATCCTCCGGCATCGATCGTGATCAGAGTCTGCTCGTTGTTCAACACCGACTCCGGCTTCATCGCATTCATAAATTCGCCCTTGCGAAACTCGCATACCTTCACGACTCCGCCCACCGGCGACCGGTTCACATGCACATCAAAGACATTCAGAAAGATGCTGAGCCGCAACCGGCTCCCGCTAATCGTCTCGATCCACTCCGCTTCTGTCACCACACCGTCGCCAGGAGACACAATCTGTCCCGGCGCCTGCGGAATCGTCCTGTTGGGATCGCGAAAAAACCACAAAAAGAAGGCCGCCAGCACCACCGGTAGCGCCACTAACGCAATCGGCATGTTCAGATACCAGAGCGCCGCCGCCACAACCCCGAGCCCTAAGGCATAGAAAAAACCGTCTCGCACCATAAGTGACTCGATTATAAGGCCACGCACACCTCAGCCCCGAGCGCAGCCCCACTCTAGCCTGTCGCCTCCATACCAACGAACCGTGCGCTAAACCTTAGGATGCTCCCAGACGCCGAAGCCGTTCCATCTCATCCTTCAAACTCAGCTTCAGCTTCTTCAGTCTTACCTCTTCCAACTGCTCCGAGTCGGTGAGAAATAACTTGGACCGCAGCGTATCCAGCCTGCGATCGTAAAGGCTATGTTCTTGCATTAATTGTTGAATGGAAGGAAACGACGCAGGATGGGGCAGCTCGGTGAACTTGCCAGTTTGCACGTGAGAGTACCTCCAGCAACAGACGACATTCGCACTGATGGCCGACAAGCTATCACAGCCGAATCAGCACCCGCAATGTGGATTA
This window encodes:
- a CDS encoding class-III pyridoxal-phosphate-dependent aminotransferase, which gives rise to MPLWKNRGVNQFEFVSGEGAHLYDGSGRRFLDLTSGWNVANVGWQNRRLLEAFTNQAQQLSFSPSWCWHELRNRLAISLKRYFPMDVDVIGACTGAEAIENALKIARRYSGRHTIVGFRETYHGSTLGALQAGGVPSFRGVDIPQNDLHRFLPLPEPHITEEELGEAISDCVTRKPYPAAILIEPLFSNPGVIEGQPHFFEVLQKAARSVDALIIVDEVGTGFGRTGRMFAFEHLGINPDIVALGKAMGGAVAPISAAIARKPLGDVCKGLAFDSSYAWNPPSCAVALENIQILEDESLIARAHDLGEKIKLQFEQSTGNFGESVGLFGRGLEMAIRLPAGPTGNENLRLLMAQLADENIFAERSRYTNSLLLMPPLTIAETDLDSAIAQIVRILGERKPY
- the mak gene encoding fructokinase: MAEIGMRIGIDLGGTKIEALAIDERGMELARHRVDTPRDDYEATIKAMVALVHQMEAETGKTGTVGAGIPGTISRVTGLVKNANSTWLNGRPFHRDLMATLGREVRVANDANCLAVSEATDGAAAGVRFVYGVILGTGCGGGVALEGCVHDGPNGVAGEWGHNPLPWPKPEESPGPACYCGKNGCMEMWVSGTGIALDYKTVTGRARTTREIVADFAAGDQAAAETVERFEDRLARGLSNVINILDPDVIVVGGGVSRLEHIYDALPKLLPKYVFGGEASTPVVQAKYGDSSGVRGAAWLWPNKRI
- a CDS encoding Asd/ArgC dimerization domain-containing protein, translated to MYRIGIVGASSLAGKELSEELGESSLGTSDFVLLDEEEAAGQVTAAGDEVAFIQRLEASSFERMDFVFFAGDAAVTKKHWQTARRAGASIVDLTYALDGEKDVLVRAPWVTEVLADKSALASPEPDLKTPALVAAHPVAVMLALVAGRLHAKLALTSVAATVMEPASEYGRAAMDELHQQTVTLLSFQTLPREQYDAQVAFNLLPSLGDAAKVKLSTTEKRIRKHYAGLADSLLPELALQLVQAPVFHGYVVSMLVEFSAGVTKEEIEAALGGEHIDVVSEESDPPSNLSAAGQEDIMVRVSGDSGENERGRRFWLWLAADNLKLAALNAIACGAELRRLRPRGKVQ
- the pssA gene encoding CDP-diacylglycerol--serine O-phosphatidyltransferase, which codes for MEDAQIGTDGKIRRQPSRGMYVLPSLFTAGNMAAGYYAITQSIQGSVADQSYFDRAALALGIAVLFDGLDGIIARMTNTTSDFGKELDSLADVITFGVAPSLLAYIWGFRMLPLMAHPEARQQIVHIGVFVCFIFLICGASRLARFNISINPQPRNPGRPGKKYFVGMPIPAGAGVISSVIHFQHGSPIDSPWIALVWLCLLLFTSFLMVSNWRFWSAKEITLGKRHPFQLVAVIAFIGALIVLYSEYMLIILAMAYLVSGVVARLAYSWGRERRHSTV
- a CDS encoding phosphatidylserine decarboxylase, yielding MVRDGFFYALGLGVVAAALWYLNMPIALVALPVVLAAFFLWFFRDPNRTIPQAPGQIVSPGDGVVTEAEWIETISGSRLRLSIFLNVFDVHVNRSPVGGVVKVCEFRKGEFMNAMKPESVLNNEQTLITIDAGGYEVSFKQIAGLLARRIVCNLKVGDRVERGQRIGLIKFGSRVDVLMPAAANLKVKTGARVKGGSTVLAVLPEQSLRNTTAVVA
- a CDS encoding DUF465 domain-containing protein, with product MQTGKFTELPHPASFPSIQQLMQEHSLYDRRLDTLRSKLFLTDSEQLEEVRLKKLKLSLKDEMERLRRLGAS